A stretch of Aedes aegypti strain LVP_AGWG chromosome 2, AaegL5.0 Primary Assembly, whole genome shotgun sequence DNA encodes these proteins:
- the LOC5577421 gene encoding protein RTF2 homolog — protein sequence MGCDGGTIPRRDELVRLKKKPEQKDKDAERQFRWKHCNLTQERLRQPIVMCGLGRLYSKQNVIEHLLEGKMPDSCAHIKSLKDIKDLNLTANPAYEEAQDDKNAQYICALIGLEMSGQFRFVALWKCGCVFSERALKEVKDKNCSVCLTPFSEEDVVILNGTEEDMDLMRTRMEARVARLKAEKKAKADKKAKSKEATTTATVTSSSEKDAVEAGPSKPVTGGKPGSASLKPIIPNKRALISDKIGDDPTFKKSKQDYSVAKDPKATAVYKSLFTSHDSEKDQKRAHWVTYNPFYN from the exons ATGGGATGTGATGGAGGAACCATTCCCCGGCGGGACGAGTTAGTTCGTTTGAAGAAAAAACCGGAACAG AAAGACAAAGATGCGGAGAGGCAATTCCGGTGGAAGCACTGTAACCTGACCCAGGAACGTCTGCGGCAGCCGATCGTAATGTGCGGTTTGGGAAGACTGTACTCCAAGCAGAACGTCATCGAGCACCTACTGGAAGGCAAAATGCCCGACTCCTGTGCTCACATCAAATCCCTCAAGGACATCAAGGATCTGAACCTGACGGCCAATCCGGCCTACGAGGAAGCGCAGGACGACAAGAATGCGCAGTATATTTGCGCCCTGATCGGGCTGGAAATGAGCGGGCAGTTCCGCTTCGTTGCCCTCTGGAAGTGCGGCTGTGTTTTCTCGGAACGTGCATTAAAGGAAGTCAAGGACAAGAATTGTTCGGTT TGTCTCACCCCATTCTCGGAGGAAGACGTTGTAATTCTGAACGGTACAGAAGAGGACATGGATCTGATGCGGACTCGCATGGAAGCTAGAGTAGCGCGATTGAAGGCCGAAAAGAAAGCAAAGGCAGACAAAAAAGCCAAATCGAAAGAAGCTACCACTACCGCTACAGTTACAAGTAGCAGCGAGAAAGATGCCGTGGAAGCTGGACCCTCGAAACCAGTAACGGGAGGAAAGCCGGGAAGTGCATCACTCAAACCAATCATTCCCAATAAAAGGGCCCTCATCAGTGACAAGATTGGAGACGATCCGACGTTTAAAAAGTCGAAACAGGATTACAGCGTGGCAAAGGATCCCAAAGCTACCGCAGTCTACAAGTCCCTGTTCACTAGTCACGACAGTGAGAAGGACCAGAAAAGGGCGCACTGGGTTACTTATAATCCTTTTTATAATTGA